The Paenibacillus sp. BIC5C1 DNA segment GGAAGAGGAATTCGCACCGGGCATTTCGCAGGAAGACTTTCAGGAAATTGCACGTCGTCTGAAGATGGCGGGAAATATTGCGGAATAAGGTAGCATTATGTAGTGGATGTATTAGTTGTTCTTGATTGGGCTTGAAATGGATTAAGCCCTCAAATCTTGCTGCTTCAGTGGGCAGGATCGAGGGCTTTTATTGATGTATTAAAACATGGATTTAATGCTGTTGATGAACTTTTGCCCTGTGTTTGGCTCTGTCAGTGTAATGTCCCACATTACAATATTGGTCACCGCATTTGAATCATCGTTAAATACTTTTATAGTCAATGCATTAACCCCTTTTAACGGAATTCGAAAAGAGTCAGGATGGTTCTCCCCGCTGTTCGCTGATACAACCAGGGAATAAATTTCGGTTCCATCAGCGATAAAGCTTACTGTAATACTCTCATTGCTCGCTGTGCGGAAAATATCGTCCGGTATAGCGAAATAACCTGTCATATTTTTGTATTTTCCATTTAAGAGATATGAAAACACATCCGTTTTTTGTTTCTCTCTACTATACAGATTGATTTGAGGCTCGACATTTGTCTGCCCTACTGTAAAACCGGAGAGTTCTTCATCCCATGTAACAGCCCCATCACTCGAAGCAAGTTCATTCAGTGCAACACTTTTTCCGTCAACGTTATCTAAATAATGATTGAGACCACCAACTACAGATATCGTAACCATTGAGAAAATAATCGCTGTCAGGAAGATTCGA contains these protein-coding regions:
- a CDS encoding VanZ family protein, yielding MKKEGVILILYQGKSRKFIIVLLSLYTCLTLYFLFLGFDRSSSSLDQGLRYSLTPQGIPLHFPMGRDFKIWFFEMGNFIAFIPFGMVIPLLFRCGFIRFISLFILCITMIETVQMISRLGAFDIDDILINTLGAAVGYGAQRVVMHQRNTLKGLIRIFLTAIIFSMVTISVVGGLNHYLDNVDGKSVALNELASSDGAVTWDEELSGFTVGQTNVEPQINLYSREKQKTDVFSYLLNGKYKNMTGYFAIPDDIFRTASNESITVSFIADGTEIYSLVVSANSGENHPDSFRIPLKGVNALTIKVFNDDSNAVTNIVMWDITLTEPNTGQKFINSIKSMF